A single genomic interval of Acetomicrobium thermoterrenum DSM 13490 harbors:
- a CDS encoding TRAP transporter large permease has product MHIIIDIIILIVTIVVGIPVPFCFMAAALYMGIVAFPDFSFLMTVGFRALNSLTLLSIPFFIIAGMLMSSSGIAERLTSFADSVLGRMKGGLGAATIWACAIFGAISGTASSAVAAIGTIMIPKLEERGYPRYYSTAMVSCSAILGQLIPPSVPMILYGWVTQTSVTACFLATILPGIAMATIYSLINFYMVKRNFPTVAVEPPAPGFEKVKIVARATKRSIWSLLMPVIILGAIYGGATTPTEAAAVAVTYSIIIGFFVYKELNIKSFFDSLTSAATTSGVIILMLFFVTILGRLYTMQRVPMIIADFLLSISDNKIVILLMVNVFLIIIGMLMDDLSGTMLVAPLLLPLMMRIGVHPVHFAAILGTNLGLGNVTPPTAPILYLGGRIGKVQFNEYIPTALVFMILGNLPIIILTTYVPWFSMFLPRLIMGVK; this is encoded by the coding sequence CCCGGTACCTTTCTGCTTTATGGCAGCAGCTCTTTATATGGGGATAGTTGCCTTTCCTGATTTTTCATTTCTCATGACGGTTGGATTTAGAGCCCTTAATTCTCTAACACTTCTTTCAATTCCCTTTTTTATTATTGCGGGTATGCTGATGAGTTCAAGCGGTATTGCCGAAAGATTGACTAGTTTTGCTGATTCCGTTTTAGGTCGTATGAAGGGCGGACTAGGAGCTGCAACGATTTGGGCGTGCGCTATTTTTGGGGCGATATCGGGAACTGCTTCTTCGGCTGTTGCCGCAATTGGAACTATTATGATCCCAAAATTAGAGGAAAGAGGATATCCTAGGTATTATTCCACTGCTATGGTCAGTTGTTCTGCCATATTAGGCCAATTAATTCCCCCCAGTGTTCCAATGATTCTATATGGATGGGTAACGCAGACATCAGTTACTGCATGTTTTCTGGCAACCATACTTCCAGGCATCGCCATGGCGACGATTTACTCTTTAATCAATTTCTATATGGTTAAACGAAATTTCCCCACTGTAGCTGTTGAACCTCCCGCTCCAGGTTTTGAGAAAGTCAAAATAGTTGCTAGAGCCACTAAAAGGAGTATTTGGAGTTTGCTTATGCCCGTCATAATACTTGGAGCCATTTATGGTGGAGCAACAACACCCACAGAAGCAGCTGCTGTAGCGGTTACTTATTCCATAATTATTGGTTTTTTTGTTTATAAAGAACTTAATATAAAATCATTTTTCGATTCATTAACCTCAGCAGCAACGACAAGTGGTGTTATAATATTAATGCTTTTTTTCGTTACTATTTTGGGTCGACTTTATACTATGCAGCGGGTTCCCATGATAATAGCGGATTTCCTTCTTTCTATATCGGACAACAAAATTGTCATTCTGTTGATGGTAAACGTATTCCTAATAATAATAGGCATGCTCATGGATGATTTGAGCGGGACTATGTTAGTTGCGCCTTTGCTTTTACCCCTGATGATGAGGATTGGGGTGCATCCTGTGCATTTTGCGGCAATATTAGGAACAAATCTTGGATTGGGAAACGTTACCCCTCCAACCGCACCTATTCTTTACTTAGGGGGGCGCATTGGAAAGGTGCAGTTTAATGAGTATATACCAACGGCCCTTGTTTTTATGATTTTGGGTAACTTACCTATTATAATTCTAACAACTTATGTACCATGGTTTTCCATGTTTTTACCCCGATTGATTATGGGGGTAAAATAA
- the dctP gene encoding TRAP transporter substrate-binding protein DctP → MGVRKSVIVLFVGVFVLMSFLFVGTPSFAAEPQYHWRMSQIHPEGSDYDIRAKEFARKVFERSNGRIKIDVYSGGVLGDWTEVFEMIMRGTIELGLQQANANFDPQLNLAYYFPYLFTTFEEAKKVYGPEGWTFRVNQTLWEKHNIKALDVLPVGMSGLSLSKLPDKYDDPTVQKGVKVRVMPIKPCEWTYEALGYIPTPIPYAEVYTSLQMGIADGQMGGPPFQAWQFRDVQKVWIQYNDYIETWWFVINKDLWDKLSPEDQQILTQAAQEEAKIQWDKAELVDEEYRQKLKDEYGWTIVMLSDEQLNQIANHIRKVVWPKMEGIVGTDLMNRIYEESGIPRQ, encoded by the coding sequence ATGGGTGTAAGAAAATCTGTTATCGTATTATTCGTAGGCGTTTTTGTTTTAATGAGTTTTCTTTTTGTAGGGACACCTTCCTTTGCAGCCGAACCTCAATATCATTGGCGAATGTCTCAGATTCATCCAGAAGGCAGCGATTACGATATCCGTGCCAAGGAATTTGCCCGCAAAGTTTTCGAACGTTCAAATGGCCGCATAAAGATTGATGTTTATTCTGGCGGTGTTCTGGGTGATTGGACTGAAGTGTTCGAAATGATTATGCGCGGTACAATTGAATTGGGATTGCAACAAGCTAATGCTAATTTTGATCCACAGCTAAATTTAGCTTACTATTTCCCATACTTGTTTACTACATTTGAAGAAGCAAAGAAAGTGTACGGACCTGAAGGCTGGACTTTCAGGGTCAATCAAACTTTGTGGGAAAAACATAATATAAAGGCCCTTGATGTTCTTCCTGTAGGTATGTCAGGACTTTCGTTGAGCAAACTTCCAGATAAATACGACGATCCTACAGTGCAAAAGGGAGTTAAGGTGCGCGTAATGCCCATCAAACCTTGCGAATGGACTTATGAAGCATTGGGTTATATTCCCACTCCTATACCATATGCTGAAGTTTACACCTCCCTACAGATGGGGATTGCCGATGGCCAGATGGGAGGGCCTCCTTTCCAAGCATGGCAATTTAGGGATGTTCAAAAGGTTTGGATCCAATACAATGATTACATCGAGACGTGGTGGTTTGTTATCAATAAGGATTTGTGGGACAAGCTTTCTCCAGAGGATCAGCAAATATTGACCCAAGCTGCTCAGGAAGAAGCTAAAATTCAATGGGACAAGGCTGAACTAGTAGACGAAGAATATCGCCAAAAACTGAAAGATGAATATGGATGGACCATCGTCATGTTATCAGATGAACAACTAAATCAAATAGCTAACCATATCAGGAAAGTTGTTTGGCCAAAGATGGAGGGTATCGTTGGGACAGATTTAATGAATCGAATATATGAGGAATCTGGTATTCCGCGTCAGTAA